The following proteins are co-located in the Sporolactobacillus pectinivorans genome:
- a CDS encoding ImmA/IrrE family metallo-endopeptidase — MYLHQTKLEDYIKYLYDSINISNPDELAMDEIAQKLHIEVLHSSFCNKSVRSNGRVVINLNTKLISPEDQWETFGHELFHALKDAGNQIYFPVPLRELRENKARNFALHFCIPTFMLDQLHWPESDASPFVAGKFHVNPAFVDQRLEQYRHRILQNQADEYEAIICEPAPPRYNLSEQSPETQRIMKQLKTQLTEKGEKFEIKNLL; from the coding sequence TTGTACTTGCACCAAACAAAATTAGAAGACTATATCAAATATCTTTACGATTCGATAAATATATCAAATCCGGATGAGCTGGCTATGGACGAAATTGCTCAGAAACTGCATATTGAAGTCCTGCACTCCAGTTTCTGCAATAAGTCCGTTCGTTCAAACGGCCGGGTGGTCATCAATCTGAATACAAAACTGATCAGCCCTGAAGACCAATGGGAAACGTTCGGGCATGAGTTGTTCCACGCCTTGAAAGATGCCGGCAACCAGATCTACTTTCCGGTACCTCTCCGAGAGTTGCGCGAGAATAAAGCCAGAAATTTTGCCCTGCATTTCTGCATCCCAACCTTCATGCTGGATCAACTGCACTGGCCGGAAAGCGATGCCTCTCCTTTTGTGGCCGGAAAGTTCCATGTCAACCCGGCTTTTGTTGATCAGCGACTGGAACAATATCGGCATCGGATTCTGCAAAATCAGGCGGATGAATATGAGGCCATCATCTGTGAACCGGCGCCCCCCAGATACAACCTTTCGGAACAATCGCCTGAAACACAGCGCATCATGAAGCAATTAAAAACACAACTGACAGAGAAGGGCGAAAAATTTGAGATCAAGAATTTATTATGA
- the groL gene encoding chaperonin GroEL (60 kDa chaperone family; promotes refolding of misfolded polypeptides especially under stressful conditions; forms two stacked rings of heptamers to form a barrel-shaped 14mer; ends can be capped by GroES; misfolded proteins enter the barrel where they are refolded when GroES binds) produces the protein MAKDIKFGEEARRSMLRGVDILADAVKVTLGPKGRNVVLDKKYGSPLITNDGVTIAKEIELEDKFENMGARLVSEVASKTNDVAGDGTTTATVLAQAMIREGLKNVASGANPMGIRRGIEKATQAAVDGLKKISKPIEGKASIAQVASISSADEKVGGLIAEAMEKVGNDGVVTIEESKGFATELDVVEGMQFDRGYASAYMVTDQDKMEAVLENPYILITDKKISNIQEILPVLEKVVQQGKPMLIIAEDVEGEALATLVLNKLRGTFNVVAVKAPGFGDRRKAMLEDIAVLTGGQVITSDLGLELKETTVDQLGTAGKVIVTKDNTTVVEGAGESDKIAGRVNQIKAQLEETTSDFDKEKLQERLAKLSGGVAVIKVGAATETELKERKLRIEDALNSTRAAVQEGIVAGGGTALANVIKDVAAVEAEGDEKTGVNIVIRALEEPVRQIGENAGLEGSVIVEKLKGQKAGIGYDAAKDEWVDMIAAGIVDPTKVTRSALQNAASVSAMLLTTEAVVADKPEEHPEPAMPAGAPGMGGMM, from the coding sequence ATGGCAAAAGATATTAAGTTTGGCGAAGAAGCACGCCGCTCCATGTTGCGCGGTGTTGATATTCTGGCAGATGCAGTGAAGGTAACACTCGGACCAAAAGGCCGCAACGTGGTACTGGATAAAAAATACGGATCACCGCTGATTACAAATGACGGTGTTACTATCGCTAAAGAGATTGAACTTGAAGATAAATTTGAAAACATGGGTGCTCGTCTTGTTTCCGAAGTTGCCAGCAAGACAAACGATGTTGCCGGTGATGGAACGACAACTGCAACCGTGCTTGCTCAGGCTATGATTCGTGAGGGACTGAAGAATGTCGCTTCCGGGGCTAACCCGATGGGCATTCGCCGCGGCATTGAAAAAGCAACACAGGCGGCAGTTGACGGTCTGAAGAAAATCTCCAAACCAATCGAAGGCAAAGCATCCATTGCACAGGTTGCATCGATTTCTTCCGCTGATGAAAAAGTTGGCGGACTGATTGCTGAAGCGATGGAAAAGGTCGGCAACGACGGTGTTGTAACGATTGAAGAATCCAAGGGTTTTGCAACCGAACTGGATGTCGTTGAAGGTATGCAGTTTGACCGCGGCTATGCTTCAGCTTACATGGTTACGGATCAGGATAAGATGGAAGCCGTACTGGAAAATCCATACATCCTGATTACTGACAAGAAGATTTCCAATATCCAGGAAATCCTGCCTGTACTTGAAAAAGTTGTTCAGCAAGGCAAACCGATGCTGATTATCGCTGAAGATGTTGAAGGCGAAGCACTGGCTACTCTCGTTCTTAATAAACTGCGCGGTACATTCAATGTCGTCGCAGTCAAGGCACCTGGTTTCGGCGATCGTAGGAAAGCAATGCTGGAAGACATCGCTGTTCTGACCGGCGGACAGGTCATCACGAGCGATCTTGGCCTTGAACTGAAAGAAACGACCGTTGATCAGCTGGGAACTGCCGGCAAAGTCATCGTGACGAAAGACAATACAACGGTTGTCGAAGGCGCTGGTGAATCCGACAAGATCGCCGGACGTGTCAACCAGATCAAAGCTCAGCTTGAGGAAACCACATCTGATTTTGACAAGGAAAAACTTCAGGAACGCCTGGCAAAACTGTCCGGCGGTGTAGCCGTTATCAAGGTCGGCGCAGCTACCGAAACGGAACTGAAGGAACGCAAGCTTCGTATCGAAGACGCCCTGAACTCAACCCGCGCGGCTGTTCAGGAAGGCATTGTTGCCGGCGGCGGCACCGCATTGGCCAACGTCATCAAGGATGTTGCTGCTGTTGAAGCTGAAGGTGATGAAAAGACCGGCGTAAACATTGTTATCCGCGCACTGGAAGAACCAGTTCGCCAGATCGGCGAGAACGCAGGACTCGAGGGTTCCGTCATCGTTGAAAAACTGAAAGGCCAGAAAGCCGGCATTGGCTATGACGCAGCCAAGGACGAATGGGTAGATATGATTGCAGCAGGTATTGTTGACCCTACAAAAGTAACACGTTCCGCTCTGCAGAATGCCGCATCTGTTTCGGCTATGCTGCTGACAACAGAAGCTGTTGTCGCTGACAAGCCTGAAGAACATCCGGAACCTGCAATGCCTGCAGGCGCACCCGGAATGGGCGGCATGATGTAA
- the groES gene encoding co-chaperone GroES — MLKPLGDRIVIEPQEKEEKTASGIVLPDSAKEKPQEGRIVAVGAGKVSDKGERIALDVKEGEKVIYSKYAGTEVKYDGKTFLVVRQDDILAVID; from the coding sequence ATGTTAAAGCCATTGGGTGATCGGATCGTTATCGAACCACAGGAAAAAGAAGAAAAAACAGCAAGTGGTATCGTGCTGCCTGACTCGGCCAAGGAAAAGCCGCAGGAAGGACGTATCGTCGCAGTCGGTGCCGGCAAGGTTTCCGATAAGGGCGAGCGTATTGCTCTTGATGTAAAAGAAGGAGAAAAAGTCATTTATTCAAAATACGCAGGCACAGAAGTCAAGTATGACGGCAAGACTTTCCTTGTTGTTCGTCAGGACGATATTCTGGCTGTTATTGACTGA
- a CDS encoding CPBP family intramembrane glutamic endopeptidase has translation MVKRYTAIVVIYLLCYLSPKIPGFMSLADLFPNQSQGYGDIYTAVFFVTLLFVSLLLIPERNLRIEEKKAPLGMSVLWAVGGVFALFILQILATLIEFSIFGQVSASTHTKQIETLTKYSPFFILTVSIIGPILEEIVFRKIFFGSLRKKIGFWLAAIISSLVFALMHQDIQHLLVYFMIGVFLCFTYQMTRRIAVNMFMHATMNAVVVLFSYYGSATGLIYLLSR, from the coding sequence TTGGTTAAAAGATATACTGCAATCGTCGTTATTTATTTGCTGTGCTATCTCTCTCCGAAAATACCGGGTTTCATGTCCCTGGCCGATTTGTTTCCGAATCAAAGCCAGGGTTACGGCGATATTTACACAGCTGTTTTTTTTGTGACCCTGCTCTTCGTTTCACTCCTGCTTATTCCAGAGCGAAATCTGCGGATCGAAGAGAAGAAAGCCCCTCTGGGCATGTCCGTCCTTTGGGCTGTTGGCGGCGTGTTTGCTCTGTTTATCCTGCAAATTCTCGCAACGCTGATTGAGTTCTCAATTTTCGGCCAAGTATCCGCGTCCACACATACCAAGCAGATAGAAACGCTGACTAAGTATTCCCCCTTTTTCATTTTAACGGTCAGTATTATCGGACCGATACTTGAGGAAATTGTTTTCCGGAAAATTTTCTTCGGAAGCCTGAGAAAAAAAATCGGTTTCTGGCTTGCAGCTATTATCAGTTCGTTGGTCTTCGCGCTCATGCATCAGGACATCCAGCATTTACTCGTCTATTTCATGATCGGTGTATTTCTCTGTTTCACTTATCAGATGACGCGGAGAATCGCCGTCAATATGTTCATGCACGCAACGATGAATGCCGTTGTTGTCCTGTTCAGTTATTATGGTTCCGCTACAGGATTAATTTATCTGCTTAGTCGCTGA
- the map gene encoding type I methionyl aminopeptidase, with protein sequence MIQLKSTNEIAEMKKSGQLLAQTHEKIKSMIKPGVTTWEIEEFVNEFLAKHGATPEEKGFEGYQFATCASVNDEICHGFPNKKPLRNGDIVTIDMVVNLNGALSDSAWSYAVGTISDEAQHLLKTTEEALYEGIKQSVIGNRLGDIGYAIQEYAEARGLSVVRDFVGHGIGPTMHEDPAVAHYGRPGRGLRLREGMTITIEPMLNTGDWRAKVDGNGWTARTVDGSLSAQYEHTLAITKNGPEILTALNDSDSE encoded by the coding sequence ATGATACAGTTAAAATCTACAAATGAAATTGCAGAAATGAAGAAGTCAGGTCAGCTGCTTGCACAGACACATGAGAAAATTAAATCGATGATCAAGCCGGGAGTCACAACCTGGGAAATTGAGGAATTTGTCAATGAGTTTCTGGCGAAGCACGGTGCGACTCCGGAAGAAAAAGGTTTTGAGGGTTACCAGTTTGCAACCTGCGCGTCTGTCAACGATGAAATCTGCCATGGCTTTCCAAACAAAAAACCCCTCCGCAATGGGGACATTGTCACAATTGATATGGTTGTCAATCTGAACGGAGCTCTGTCTGATTCCGCATGGAGCTATGCGGTCGGGACGATTTCGGATGAAGCGCAGCATTTGCTTAAGACAACAGAAGAAGCACTGTACGAGGGGATCAAACAATCAGTGATTGGCAACCGTCTCGGCGATATTGGCTATGCGATTCAGGAATATGCTGAAGCCAGGGGCTTGAGTGTCGTGCGTGACTTTGTCGGCCACGGCATCGGACCAACCATGCATGAGGATCCGGCAGTGGCTCATTATGGGAGGCCGGGACGCGGACTGCGTCTCCGGGAAGGCATGACGATTACAATTGAGCCGATGCTGAACACGGGCGACTGGCGCGCCAAGGTCGATGGCAACGGCTGGACAGCGCGGACAGTCGATGGTTCGCTTTCCGCACAGTATGAGCACACATTAGCAATTACCAAGAATGGCCCGGAAATTCTGACGGCTCTGAATGACAGCGATTCTGAATGA
- a CDS encoding redox-sensing transcriptional repressor Rex, protein MATQKVPQATAERLPLYYRSLQRLVTNGKTRISSSEFGKIVQIDSTTIRKDFSYFGALGRKGYGYNTKHLMEFLKKTLYQDELSKVILIGVGHLGTALLNHNFQKNNNTRIVKAYDINPSKVGKKVGETEIHLMDDLVSDDNRDITAAILTVPADQAQKAAEQAMASGVRGFLNFSPVRLSLPPEVYVRHVDMTIELQALIYFLNHAMEENRAE, encoded by the coding sequence ATGGCAACTCAGAAAGTGCCTCAGGCAACGGCTGAACGACTGCCGCTCTACTACCGGTCTCTGCAGCGCCTTGTGACGAATGGGAAGACAAGAATCTCATCGTCTGAATTCGGGAAGATTGTACAGATTGATTCGACAACAATCCGTAAAGATTTTTCCTATTTCGGTGCACTGGGGAGAAAAGGGTACGGGTACAACACAAAGCATTTAATGGAATTTCTCAAAAAGACGCTTTATCAGGATGAATTATCAAAAGTGATACTGATCGGAGTCGGACATCTTGGAACGGCTCTGCTGAATCACAACTTTCAAAAGAATAATAACACAAGGATTGTCAAGGCGTATGATATTAATCCTTCAAAGGTAGGAAAAAAAGTAGGTGAGACTGAAATCCATCTGATGGATGATCTTGTCTCAGATGATAATCGTGATATCACGGCGGCCATCCTGACTGTACCGGCTGACCAGGCTCAGAAGGCTGCCGAACAGGCGATGGCTTCGGGTGTCCGCGGATTTCTGAACTTTTCACCGGTAAGGCTTTCCCTGCCGCCGGAAGTGTATGTCCGCCATGTAGATATGACGATTGAACTTCAGGCATTGATCTATTTCTTGAATCATGCGATGGAAGAGAACCGTGCGGAATGA
- a CDS encoding AEC family transporter, with translation MVFLQSIQSVISIIIMIALGYFLKKFKWFDDNFGKSISSLITKVALPASIFVSVLKYLTRGSLIQLSGSLIYPVIAVIISYLISFGLVKLLKIRPGRRGIFMNAVVNANTIFIGLPLNIALFGNQSLPYFLIYYITNTVSTWAFGVFLISNDDPTRDKTKEKGKNKINWKKILPPPLLGFVAGLIFLLLNIPIPGFIDSTLTYVGSIVTPLSLVYIGIVLYNAGLSSIRFDRDTIVALLGRFVISPIVLIVLLLSGMHLSHAHLPSMLVQTQIVQSATPMLAVLPILANESHGDVKYATNVVTTSTVLFVIVVPVLMQIIQFI, from the coding sequence ATGGTATTTCTACAATCGATTCAAAGTGTCATATCGATCATCATCATGATCGCACTGGGTTATTTCTTGAAAAAATTTAAATGGTTTGATGATAACTTCGGAAAAAGCATCTCATCTCTGATCACAAAAGTTGCTTTGCCGGCATCCATTTTCGTATCGGTCCTAAAGTATCTAACCCGGGGCAGTTTAATTCAGTTGTCCGGCAGTCTCATATATCCGGTGATTGCCGTCATTATTTCTTACCTCATTTCTTTTGGGCTGGTCAAACTGTTAAAGATTCGTCCGGGACGCCGCGGTATTTTTATGAATGCTGTCGTCAATGCAAATACGATTTTTATCGGTTTGCCTCTGAATATTGCACTGTTTGGAAATCAGAGTCTGCCTTATTTTCTGATCTATTACATTACCAATACCGTTTCGACATGGGCATTTGGTGTTTTTCTTATCTCAAATGATGATCCGACGAGAGACAAAACGAAGGAAAAAGGCAAAAACAAAATCAACTGGAAAAAAATATTGCCACCTCCATTACTGGGATTTGTGGCCGGTCTGATTTTCCTGCTATTAAATATTCCGATCCCGGGTTTTATTGATTCCACATTGACATATGTGGGCAGTATTGTTACGCCGCTGTCTCTGGTATATATCGGTATCGTTCTGTACAATGCGGGGCTCTCAAGCATTCGTTTTGACCGCGATACGATTGTTGCTTTGTTAGGGCGTTTCGTGATTTCGCCGATTGTCCTGATTGTGTTACTTCTGAGCGGTATGCATCTTTCACATGCCCATTTGCCATCTATGTTAGTGCAAACTCAAATCGTTCAATCTGCAACGCCCATGTTAGCCGTATTGCCGATCCTCGCCAATGAATCGCATGGCGATGTGAAATATGCAACGAATGTGGTTACGACGAGTACCGTATTGTTTGTCATTGTTGTCCCTGTTCTCATGCAGATCATTCAGTTTATTTAA